A single genomic interval of Methanomassiliicoccus sp. harbors:
- the ilvD gene encoding dihydroxy-acid dehydratase — protein MRSDQVKKGLDKAPSRSLLRASGVTSEDMDKPFIGIANSWNEIVPGHVHLNKLVDEVKRGIVEAGGVPFVFGVPAVCDGITMGHSGMRFSLPSRETIADCVEIMDNAHMFDGWVGITNCDKVTPGMLMAAGRLNIPAIMVTGGAMEAGTLDGREIDLQDIFEALGEHAAGKRTADEVMRVECAACPGEGSCSGLFTANTMACLTEAMGMSLVGCGTSLAISKKKREIARATGRRIVELVRDNVTPRSIVTEASMLNAIKVDMSIGGSTNTALHLPAIAHEFGIEIDLRTFDELSRQVKHITSIRPSGPYHIADLERAGGIPAILKRLKGQLSNEDTASGRKLYEIADEAVIADEEVIRPFSRPFHEQGGIAVLYGNLAPEGSVVKQAAVSEKMMHFAGRARVFDSEAQAMEAIMAGRIVKGDVVVIRYEGPKGGPGMAEMLSPTSLISGMGLSNDVALITDGRFSGATRGPCIGHVSPEAYAKGPIAAVREGDAITIDIPGRKLQLEITDREMECRLKEVRIVDRPVTGILAKYRKLVGSGAQGAVLK, from the coding sequence ATGCGGAGTGATCAGGTCAAGAAGGGACTGGACAAGGCCCCGAGCAGGAGCCTTCTGCGAGCTTCAGGTGTGACTTCCGAGGACATGGACAAGCCGTTCATCGGGATCGCCAACTCCTGGAACGAGATCGTCCCCGGGCACGTCCACCTCAACAAGCTGGTGGATGAGGTCAAGCGGGGGATCGTGGAGGCCGGGGGTGTGCCCTTCGTCTTCGGAGTGCCGGCGGTGTGCGACGGCATCACCATGGGCCATTCGGGCATGCGGTTCTCTCTCCCTTCCCGAGAGACCATCGCCGATTGCGTGGAGATCATGGACAATGCTCACATGTTCGACGGGTGGGTCGGGATAACCAACTGCGACAAGGTCACCCCGGGCATGCTGATGGCCGCCGGCCGCCTCAACATCCCGGCGATCATGGTCACCGGGGGAGCGATGGAAGCGGGTACTCTGGACGGGCGGGAGATCGACCTCCAGGACATCTTCGAGGCGCTGGGGGAGCACGCCGCCGGAAAGAGGACCGCGGACGAGGTCATGAGGGTCGAGTGCGCTGCCTGTCCGGGAGAGGGCTCCTGCTCCGGCCTGTTCACGGCCAACACCATGGCCTGCTTGACCGAGGCCATGGGGATGAGCCTGGTGGGCTGCGGCACGTCGCTCGCCATCAGCAAGAAGAAGCGGGAGATCGCCCGCGCCACCGGCCGCCGCATCGTGGAGCTCGTCCGCGACAACGTGACGCCTCGGAGCATAGTCACCGAGGCCTCGATGCTCAACGCCATCAAGGTTGACATGTCCATCGGCGGGTCGACCAACACCGCCCTCCACCTGCCGGCCATCGCCCACGAGTTCGGCATCGAGATCGATCTGCGCACCTTTGATGAGCTGTCGCGGCAGGTGAAGCATATCACCTCCATCCGTCCTTCCGGCCCCTATCACATCGCTGACCTGGAGCGCGCCGGGGGCATCCCCGCGATCCTCAAGCGGCTCAAGGGTCAGCTGTCCAACGAGGACACCGCCTCGGGCAGGAAGCTCTACGAGATCGCGGATGAAGCAGTCATCGCCGACGAGGAAGTGATTCGTCCCTTTAGCCGTCCGTTCCACGAGCAGGGGGGGATCGCCGTGCTATACGGCAACCTCGCCCCGGAGGGCTCGGTGGTGAAGCAGGCCGCGGTCTCGGAGAAGATGATGCACTTCGCCGGGAGAGCGAGGGTGTTCGACTCGGAGGCTCAGGCCATGGAAGCCATCATGGCCGGCAGGATTGTCAAGGGTGACGTTGTCGTTATTCGCTACGAGGGGCCGAAGGGCGGTCCGGGCATGGCAGAGATGCTCTCCCCCACCTCCCTCATCTCCGGTATGGGCCTGTCCAACGACGTCGCGCTGATCACCGACGGCCGGTTCTCCGGGGCCACCCGGGGGCCGTGCATCGGTCACGTGTCCCCGGAGGCTTATGCCAAGGGTCCGATCGCCGCGGTGAGGGAAGGCGACGCAATAACCATCGATATACCCGGCCGCAAGCTGCAGCTCGAGATCACCGATCGGGAGATGGAATGCCGGCTCAAGGAGGTGCGGATCGTCGATCGTCCGGTGACCGGCATCCTGGCCAAGTACCGCAAGCTGGTGGGGAGCGGGGCCCAGGGCGCCGTGCTGAAGTGA
- the rpsJ gene encoding 30S ribosomal protein S10: protein MAQRARISLSGTDPKKVDSVCGQIKSISQRTGVAIRGPIPLPTKRLVVPVRKSPDGEGSETWDRWEMRIHKRLIDLDADERALRQLMRIQVPDGVNIEIVLRS, encoded by the coding sequence ATGGCACAGAGAGCAAGAATATCGCTGAGCGGCACTGACCCCAAGAAGGTCGACAGTGTCTGCGGACAGATCAAGTCGATCTCCCAGAGGACCGGTGTCGCCATCCGCGGACCTATCCCCCTGCCCACCAAGCGCTTGGTGGTCCCGGTGAGGAAGAGCCCCGACGGAGAGGGCTCGGAAACCTGGGACAGGTGGGAGATGAGGATCCACAAGCGTCTTATTGATCTAGACGCTGACGAGCGTGCACTGCGCCAGCTCATGAGGATCCAGGTCCCTGACGGCGTCAATATCGAGATCGTCCTCAGGTCCTAA
- the tuf gene encoding translation elongation factor EF-1 subunit alpha: MAEKPHLNLVFIGHVDHGKSTSVGRMLADTGNVDAYLIEKYRKMAEEKGKATFEFAWVMDSLKEERERGVTIDVAHKRFNTDKYYFTVIDAPGHRDFVKNMITGTSQADAAVLVVDAGAGPQAQTKEHIFLARTLGVKQIIVGLNKMDATKPAYSEEQYKKVKEEVGKILKSIGFKLDEVPFIPYSAFKGDNATKPSANMPWYKGPTLLDALNNLKEPAKATNLALRLPIQDVYTITGIGTVPVGRVECGVLKPETKVMFEPAHVVGEVKSVEMHHEQLPAAYPGDNVGFNVRGIAKNDVKRGDVAGPVDNPPSVAKTFTAQIMVLNHPSVITVGYTPVFHIHTAQVACTFLELQKKLDPATGAVKEENPQFLKTGDAAIVKIQPSRPMVIEKAKEFPQLGRFAIRDMGQTVAAGICLDVEKRVM, translated from the coding sequence ATGGCAGAGAAACCACACTTGAATCTAGTCTTTATCGGTCACGTTGACCACGGCAAGTCCACCTCCGTAGGCAGGATGCTTGCCGACACTGGAAACGTAGATGCGTACCTCATCGAGAAGTACAGGAAGATGGCTGAGGAGAAGGGAAAGGCGACCTTCGAATTCGCATGGGTCATGGACTCCCTGAAGGAAGAGAGGGAGAGAGGTGTCACCATCGACGTCGCCCACAAGCGGTTCAACACCGACAAGTACTACTTCACCGTCATTGACGCCCCTGGTCACCGTGACTTTGTCAAGAACATGATCACCGGTACCTCCCAGGCTGATGCCGCAGTCCTTGTCGTGGACGCTGGCGCTGGACCTCAGGCCCAGACCAAGGAGCACATCTTCCTGGCCAGGACCCTTGGCGTGAAGCAGATCATCGTTGGCCTCAACAAGATGGACGCCACCAAGCCTGCCTACTCTGAGGAGCAGTACAAGAAGGTCAAGGAAGAAGTCGGCAAGATCCTGAAGTCCATCGGATTCAAGCTCGACGAGGTCCCCTTCATCCCCTACTCCGCTTTCAAGGGCGACAACGCCACCAAGCCGTCCGCCAACATGCCCTGGTACAAGGGGCCCACCCTGCTGGATGCGCTGAACAACCTGAAGGAGCCCGCAAAGGCCACCAACCTGGCGCTCAGGCTGCCTATCCAGGATGTATACACCATCACCGGTATCGGCACCGTCCCTGTGGGCCGTGTCGAGTGCGGTGTGCTGAAGCCTGAGACCAAGGTCATGTTCGAGCCCGCCCACGTCGTCGGTGAAGTCAAGAGCGTGGAGATGCACCACGAGCAGCTTCCCGCTGCCTACCCCGGTGACAACGTCGGCTTCAACGTCCGTGGCATCGCCAAGAATGATGTCAAGCGCGGCGATGTGGCCGGTCCGGTCGACAACCCGCCCTCGGTGGCTAAGACCTTCACCGCCCAGATCATGGTCCTGAACCACCCCTCGGTCATTACTGTCGGGTACACCCCCGTCTTCCACATCCACACCGCTCAGGTGGCCTGCACCTTCCTGGAGCTCCAGAAGAAGCTGGACCCCGCGACCGGTGCCGTCAAGGAGGAGAACCCCCAGTTCCTGAAGACCGGTGACGCTGCGATCGTCAAGATCCAGCCCTCCAGGCCGATGGTCATCGAGAAGGCCAAGGAGTTCCCCCAGCTCGGCAGGTTCGCTATCAGGGATATGGGCCAGACCGTTGCTGCAGGTATCTGCCTGGACGTCGAGAAGAGGGTAATGTAA
- a CDS encoding elongation factor EF-2, which produces MGRKEDNIARAQAISKNPEFIRNIGTAAHIDHGKTTLSDNLIAGAGMMSEDLAGKQLLLDFDEQEQARGITINAANASMVHKYNGSEYLINLIDTPGHVDFGGDVTRAMRALDGCIILVCAVEGIMPQTETVIRQALKERVRPVLFINKVDRLINELKVTPEEMQKKFVTIITEVNRRIASQLPEPLNKEWQVKAEDGTVAFGSAFHNWAVNVPSMKKTGINFAKVYEYCKNNDQKTLAKKAPVHEVLLNMVIEHVPNPLDAQKIRIPVIWKGDKESEVAKTMLNCDAKGPVALMITKIIVDPHAGEVAIGRLFSGTVTRGMELWVSGMPNPQRTQTIALSVGADRIPIDHMEAGNIVAVAGLKDAMAGSTVSSDKAMEPFEKISHYTEPVVTVAIEAKHMKDLPKLVEVLRTVAKADPSIQVEINNETGEHLLSGMGELHLEITTYRIVNDHKVEIKSSPPIVVYRENVKNKSPAFEGKSPNKHNRFFVEVSQLEQPIVDAIKSGELVVEGKIKDAKELARKLQDLGMDRDEARGVVMFKDNNVFIDGTKGIQYLNETIELCKQGFEEAMNLGPLAQEKVMGLKVKLVDAKLHEDSIHRGPAQVIPAFRSAVYGAMCLGNRILMEPLTKIYINCPESVMGDALRELQQRRGTIEDIHQEGEATIIAAKAPVAEMFGFASAIRGATQGRALWSTENSGFVPVPNEIQTKVVAEIRTRKGLKPEPYDAAYYSG; this is translated from the coding sequence ATGGGACGCAAGGAAGACAACATCGCAAGGGCCCAAGCGATCTCCAAGAATCCTGAGTTCATCAGGAACATCGGGACCGCCGCCCACATCGACCACGGAAAGACCACCTTGAGCGACAACCTCATCGCTGGCGCCGGCATGATGTCCGAGGACCTCGCCGGTAAGCAGCTACTGCTCGACTTCGATGAGCAGGAGCAGGCCCGTGGTATCACCATCAACGCCGCCAACGCCTCGATGGTTCACAAGTACAACGGCAGCGAGTACCTGATCAACCTGATCGACACTCCCGGCCACGTCGACTTCGGTGGCGACGTCACCAGGGCCATGCGCGCTCTGGATGGTTGCATTATCCTGGTCTGCGCGGTCGAGGGCATCATGCCCCAGACCGAGACCGTTATCCGGCAAGCCCTCAAGGAGCGTGTCCGCCCTGTTCTGTTCATCAACAAGGTGGATCGCCTGATCAACGAACTGAAGGTCACTCCCGAGGAGATGCAGAAGAAGTTCGTGACCATCATCACCGAGGTCAACCGCCGTATCGCCTCCCAGCTGCCTGAGCCCCTCAACAAGGAATGGCAGGTTAAGGCGGAGGACGGCACTGTTGCCTTCGGTAGCGCGTTCCATAACTGGGCGGTCAACGTCCCGTCCATGAAGAAGACCGGCATCAACTTCGCCAAGGTCTACGAGTACTGCAAGAACAACGACCAGAAGACCTTGGCCAAGAAGGCCCCGGTCCACGAGGTCCTGCTCAACATGGTTATCGAGCACGTCCCCAACCCCCTTGACGCTCAGAAGATCCGTATCCCGGTCATCTGGAAGGGCGACAAGGAGTCCGAGGTCGCGAAGACCATGCTCAACTGCGACGCCAAGGGTCCGGTCGCCCTAATGATCACCAAGATCATCGTCGACCCCCATGCTGGCGAGGTCGCCATCGGCCGTCTGTTCTCCGGCACCGTCACCAGGGGCATGGAGCTATGGGTGTCCGGAATGCCCAATCCCCAGAGGACCCAGACCATCGCCCTTAGCGTCGGCGCGGACAGGATTCCCATCGACCACATGGAAGCGGGCAACATCGTTGCCGTGGCCGGTCTGAAGGATGCCATGGCCGGTTCCACCGTAAGCTCGGACAAGGCCATGGAGCCGTTCGAGAAGATCTCCCACTACACCGAGCCGGTCGTCACCGTGGCCATCGAGGCCAAGCACATGAAGGACCTGCCCAAGCTGGTCGAGGTCCTCAGGACCGTGGCCAAGGCCGATCCCTCCATCCAGGTCGAGATCAACAACGAGACCGGCGAGCACCTGCTGTCGGGCATGGGTGAGCTGCACCTCGAGATCACCACCTACCGTATCGTCAACGATCATAAGGTCGAGATCAAGTCCTCCCCGCCCATCGTGGTGTACAGGGAGAACGTCAAGAACAAGAGCCCCGCCTTCGAGGGCAAGTCCCCGAACAAGCACAACCGCTTCTTCGTGGAGGTATCCCAGCTGGAGCAGCCCATCGTCGACGCCATCAAGAGCGGCGAACTGGTGGTCGAGGGCAAGATTAAGGATGCCAAGGAACTGGCCAGGAAGCTGCAGGACCTGGGCATGGACCGTGACGAGGCTAGGGGCGTTGTCATGTTCAAGGACAACAACGTCTTCATCGACGGTACCAAAGGTATCCAATACCTGAACGAGACCATTGAACTGTGCAAGCAGGGATTCGAGGAGGCAATGAACCTCGGACCGCTCGCCCAGGAAAAGGTCATGGGGCTGAAGGTAAAGCTCGTGGATGCCAAGCTCCACGAGGACTCCATCCACAGGGGTCCGGCGCAGGTCATCCCCGCGTTCCGGTCCGCTGTCTACGGTGCGATGTGCCTTGGTAACAGGATCCTAATGGAGCCGCTCACCAAGATCTACATCAACTGCCCTGAGTCCGTCATGGGCGACGCCCTGCGCGAGCTGCAGCAGAGGCGCGGTACCATCGAGGACATTCATCAGGAAGGCGAGGCGACGATTATCGCCGCCAAGGCGCCGGTCGCCGAGATGTTCGGATTCGCTTCCGCCATCCGCGGTGCCACCCAGGGCCGTGCCCTTTGGTCCACTGAGAACTCGGGATTCGTACCAGTCCCGAACGAAATTCAGACCAAGGTTGTAGCCGAGATCAGGACCCGGAAGGGACTGAAGCCAGAGCCGTACGACGCTGCGTACTATTCGGGCTGA
- a CDS encoding 30S ribosomal protein S7 — translation MEGETQAQIASGVMLFGKYEMTGIGIRDGGLAKYIDLTPVAIPHTGGKHANRSFGKSKVSIVERLVNNLMRTEVYTGKKAKSLGVVKDAFEIIANKTKKNPVQVLVEALENAAPREEITRLQFGGISVPKAVDVAPCRRLDIALRNIAKGTVDASFKNKKPVEECLADELILASKGDMNSFSVAKKEELERVASSAR, via the coding sequence GTGGAAGGAGAAACTCAAGCTCAAATCGCTAGCGGCGTAATGCTCTTTGGCAAGTACGAGATGACCGGGATTGGCATCAGGGACGGTGGCCTAGCCAAGTACATAGACCTCACCCCCGTCGCCATCCCCCACACTGGGGGCAAGCATGCCAACCGGTCCTTCGGAAAGTCCAAGGTCAGCATCGTCGAGCGCCTGGTGAACAACCTCATGAGGACCGAGGTGTACACTGGCAAGAAGGCAAAGTCGTTGGGAGTGGTCAAGGACGCTTTCGAGATCATCGCCAACAAGACCAAGAAGAACCCTGTGCAGGTTCTGGTGGAAGCGCTCGAGAACGCCGCTCCCCGTGAGGAGATCACTCGGCTGCAGTTCGGAGGTATTTCCGTCCCCAAGGCCGTGGACGTGGCTCCCTGCAGGAGGCTGGACATCGCCCTCAGGAACATCGCCAAGGGAACCGTGGACGCCTCCTTCAAGAACAAGAAGCCGGTAGAGGAATGCCTCGCCGACGAGCTCATCCTTGCTTCCAAGGGCGACATGAATTCGTTCTCTGTTGCCAAGAAGGAGGAGCTGGAGCGCGTTGCATCATCGGCTCGGTAA
- a CDS encoding 30S ribosomal protein S12, with the protein MARGLYTARKLKVDRQKFRWSDSTYKRRMLKLREKSDPLEGAAQARGIVLEKVGIEAKQPNSAIRKCVKVQLIKNGRQITAFAVGDGAINFIDEHDEVMVEGIGGRLGRSYGDIPGVRYKVVQVNNVSLNELVRGRKEKPVR; encoded by the coding sequence TTGGCTAGAGGTCTTTACACGGCTAGGAAGCTCAAGGTCGACCGTCAGAAATTCAGATGGTCAGATAGCACATACAAGCGGAGAATGTTGAAGCTCCGGGAGAAGTCCGACCCCCTGGAGGGTGCGGCTCAGGCCCGTGGCATCGTACTGGAGAAGGTAGGTATCGAGGCCAAGCAACCGAACTCCGCCATCAGAAAGTGCGTCAAGGTCCAACTTATCAAGAACGGCCGTCAGATCACCGCGTTCGCTGTCGGTGACGGCGCCATCAACTTCATTGACGAGCATGACGAGGTCATGGTAGAGGGTATCGGCGGCAGGCTGGGAAGGTCCTACGGCGATATTCCTGGAGTACGTTACAAGGTCGTCCAGGTCAACAATGTCTCCCTCAACGAGCTCGTCAGGGGTCGCAAGGAGAAGCCGGTGAGGTGA
- a CDS encoding DUF99 family protein produces MSVKRHVRILGIDDSPFDFRSERALVVGVVARLPMYIEGIMRTEVQVDGSDANEAISAMVGRSRYREQLRLILFDGVAVGGFNVIDVDMMYRRTGIPCATVTREMPDFDKMEAALRAHFPDWQERLRIIKRNPLFKIGPRRRSLFASIAGMDAEALEMILGECTVQGRLPEPLRIAHLISSAMVRGESHGRA; encoded by the coding sequence ATGAGCGTGAAGCGGCACGTGCGCATCCTGGGCATCGACGATTCCCCGTTCGACTTCCGGTCCGAGAGGGCTCTGGTCGTGGGGGTGGTGGCCCGCCTGCCGATGTACATCGAGGGGATCATGCGCACCGAGGTCCAAGTGGACGGTAGCGATGCCAACGAGGCCATCTCGGCCATGGTCGGACGGTCGAGGTACCGGGAACAGCTTCGCCTCATCCTCTTCGACGGAGTGGCTGTCGGGGGTTTCAATGTCATCGACGTGGACATGATGTACCGCCGGACGGGCATCCCCTGCGCCACGGTCACCCGGGAGATGCCCGACTTCGATAAGATGGAGGCGGCCCTCCGAGCTCATTTTCCCGACTGGCAGGAGCGGCTGAGAATAATCAAGCGGAACCCTCTCTTCAAGATCGGTCCCCGCAGAAGATCATTGTTCGCTTCCATCGCCGGGATGGATGCGGAGGCCTTGGAGATGATCCTGGGGGAATGCACCGTCCAAGGCCGCCTGCCGGAGCCGCTGCGGATTGCCCACCTGATATCGAGCGCGATGGTGCGGGGCGAGTCCCACGGCCGGGCCTAG
- the pth2 gene encoding peptidyl-tRNA hydrolase Pth2 yields the protein MEYKLVIVVRWDLKLSAGKMAAQVAHAAVNCALAAKKRSPEWFDRWYAEGQRKVVVKVPTLDDLYEVKSNAEALRLVTSLITDAGMTEIPPNTVTCLGIGPGPNDVLDKVTGHLKLV from the coding sequence ATGGAATACAAGCTCGTGATCGTGGTGCGCTGGGACCTCAAGCTGTCGGCCGGGAAGATGGCGGCGCAGGTGGCCCACGCCGCGGTCAACTGCGCCCTCGCCGCCAAGAAGAGGAGCCCCGAATGGTTCGACCGCTGGTATGCCGAGGGGCAGCGCAAGGTCGTGGTCAAGGTACCGACCCTGGATGACCTGTACGAGGTCAAGAGCAACGCTGAGGCCCTCCGGCTGGTCACGTCGCTGATCACCGACGCGGGCATGACTGAGATCCCGCCCAATACCGTGACCTGCCTGGGTATCGGCCCGGGACCGAACGACGTGCTAGACAAGGTCACCGGGCACCTCAAGCTGGTATGA
- a CDS encoding site-specific integrase, whose product MRPSRKLALEWIEKLREQNYPETTLKTYKSEILQAIKFGESHNWPDNPKKWEASHAQEYQRHVKKYRTSTQMGYMMVMLLFLEHVGLSWPEKFRLRIKVTRSRVRWLEKEQTIAVISSCEDLWTKTLMLILIYTALRETELSELKWSEVDQDHLTVLGKGSKGRRIRLTRQFWEAIEPYMAWRRTIRNEFFMLHPARNGHPVGPYTDDGIYSAIHCHGKRIGISLDVHTFRRSCLRDLYFAGMSLPEIQRFAGHERVETTIQYLGLKDSDLDNSVDKFQPRYH is encoded by the coding sequence ATGAGACCGAGCAGGAAATTGGCTCTCGAATGGATAGAGAAGTTGAGGGAACAGAACTATCCGGAGACAACCCTGAAGACCTACAAGAGCGAAATTCTACAGGCGATCAAGTTCGGAGAGTCACACAACTGGCCGGACAACCCGAAGAAGTGGGAAGCTTCCCATGCCCAAGAGTATCAAAGGCATGTGAAGAAGTATCGAACCTCGACGCAGATGGGATACATGATGGTAATGCTGCTCTTCCTAGAGCATGTGGGACTATCATGGCCGGAAAAGTTCCGGCTGCGGATCAAGGTAACGAGATCAAGAGTTCGATGGTTGGAGAAAGAACAGACTATTGCAGTGATCTCGTCATGCGAAGATCTCTGGACGAAGACCCTAATGCTGATATTGATATATACAGCACTCAGGGAAACGGAACTTTCAGAGCTGAAGTGGTCGGAGGTCGACCAGGATCATTTGACTGTTCTCGGAAAGGGATCCAAAGGTCGGCGAATAAGATTGACCAGGCAGTTCTGGGAAGCGATCGAACCTTATATGGCGTGGAGGAGGACGATAAGGAACGAATTCTTCATGCTCCATCCAGCCAGGAACGGTCATCCAGTCGGACCATATACAGACGACGGGATCTACTCCGCAATTCATTGTCATGGAAAGCGGATCGGCATATCTCTGGACGTTCACACCTTCAGGCGATCCTGCCTTCGAGATCTTTACTTCGCCGGGATGTCGCTCCCAGAGATCCAGCGATTTGCAGGTCACGAAAGGGTGGAGACCACAATTCAATATCTCGGCCTCAAAGACTCCGATTTAGACAATTCTGTGGACAAATTTCAGCCGAGGTACCATTAA
- a CDS encoding CPBP family intramembrane glutamic endopeptidase, giving the protein MSDQGVKVLTRVANSEFAFVLSVAQLVALIPLRIYLPDLDWNVAITYMLIPVLLTYYGKRLPDLIRGVRLVDIMWYGTIAFTLTTVVTLYLFRVVLGTTLGTLNPLEATSVIATQVLFVAPSEELAFRFAVPSWLRMKFPRSWKFTPMLIASATFALFHYTAYAGSWTSILIAFIIGLIWALAYSRWGLGATIGSHCAYNLVVAGMWSLIGGL; this is encoded by the coding sequence ATGAGCGACCAGGGTGTGAAGGTACTAACGAGAGTGGCAAACTCGGAGTTCGCGTTTGTCCTATCGGTAGCCCAGCTGGTCGCTCTGATACCGCTCAGGATCTACCTGCCAGACCTGGACTGGAATGTAGCGATAACCTACATGCTGATCCCGGTTCTCCTGACGTACTACGGGAAGCGGCTCCCGGACCTCATTCGGGGCGTCCGGCTGGTCGACATCATGTGGTATGGCACCATCGCGTTCACCCTTACCACCGTGGTCACGCTCTACCTCTTCCGCGTAGTTTTAGGCACCACGCTAGGAACCCTGAATCCGCTGGAAGCGACCAGCGTGATAGCGACGCAGGTATTGTTCGTGGCTCCGAGCGAGGAACTGGCCTTCCGGTTCGCCGTTCCTTCATGGTTGAGGATGAAGTTCCCGAGGTCCTGGAAGTTCACCCCGATGCTGATAGCCTCGGCGACCTTCGCGCTCTTCCATTATACGGCCTACGCGGGCTCGTGGACCTCGATACTGATAGCGTTCATCATAGGACTGATCTGGGCGCTGGCTTACAGCCGATGGGGGCTCGGCGCCACAATAGGATCCCACTGCGCTTACAACCTGGTCGTTGCCGGCATGTGGTCACTCATCGGAGGTCTCTGA